A DNA window from Streptomyces parvus contains the following coding sequences:
- a CDS encoding ROK family transcriptional regulator gives MAERNRRTVRDLRRGNRARVLQRLYFDGPLSRQELGPVTGLSSGSISNVVAELSAEGLLEEAGVVDSDGGRPRTLLRVAPDGGLLVGIDIGETRVRVELFDLSLTELARTERLLAQHGYDVERIVAHVRTGVADVLRDAGADPRRLLGIGIGVPGIIERDGPEGTDGTRGAVVHGQTIGWRAVPFEQLLREAVDVPPEVPLFIDNGAKTLGQAEMWFGGGRGAGAAAIALIGSGVGACVDRGDVLDEDRTSLALEWGHTTVQLRGRRCRCGSIGCLEAYAGAEALRERWREAGGPLPEDADDETALAALLAAAYPGRRGTPDPVALALLDETAECLGAALADLVNLFLPERVLIGGWAGLLLGPRLLPEIRRYANEYALSHAAARTTIEMGRLGPDAVTVGAATLPLADFLARGGSRPEPGGTGAPPRTAVNAVRERHRTPMN, from the coding sequence ATGGCCGAGCGCAACAGACGAACCGTGCGTGACCTGCGGCGGGGCAACCGGGCGCGCGTATTGCAACGGTTGTATTTCGACGGTCCGCTGAGCCGTCAGGAGCTCGGACCGGTCACGGGCCTGAGTTCAGGTTCCATCAGCAACGTCGTCGCGGAGCTGTCCGCCGAGGGCCTGCTGGAGGAGGCCGGCGTCGTCGACTCCGACGGCGGCCGCCCCCGTACGCTGCTGCGCGTCGCTCCGGACGGCGGCCTCCTCGTCGGCATCGACATCGGCGAGACCCGCGTCCGCGTCGAGCTGTTCGACCTCTCGCTCACCGAACTGGCGCGCACAGAAAGGCTGTTGGCTCAACACGGTTACGACGTCGAGCGCATCGTCGCCCATGTCCGCACCGGCGTCGCCGACGTGCTGCGCGACGCGGGCGCCGATCCGCGCCGGCTCCTCGGTATCGGGATCGGGGTCCCGGGCATCATCGAGCGCGACGGCCCCGAAGGCACCGACGGCACCCGCGGCGCGGTGGTGCACGGCCAGACGATCGGCTGGCGCGCGGTCCCCTTCGAGCAACTGCTGCGCGAAGCGGTCGACGTGCCGCCCGAGGTTCCGCTCTTCATCGACAACGGCGCCAAGACGCTCGGCCAGGCCGAGATGTGGTTCGGCGGCGGCCGGGGCGCGGGAGCAGCCGCCATCGCCCTGATCGGCTCGGGTGTGGGCGCCTGCGTCGACCGCGGCGACGTCCTCGACGAGGACCGCACCAGCCTCGCCCTCGAATGGGGCCACACCACCGTCCAGCTCCGCGGCCGCCGGTGCCGCTGCGGTTCCATCGGCTGCCTGGAGGCCTACGCGGGCGCGGAGGCCCTGCGCGAGCGCTGGCGGGAGGCGGGCGGCCCGCTGCCCGAGGACGCCGACGACGAGACCGCGCTCGCGGCCCTGCTCGCCGCCGCCTACCCGGGGCGCCGCGGCACCCCGGACCCGGTGGCCCTCGCGCTGCTCGACGAGACGGCCGAATGCCTCGGCGCGGCCCTCGCCGACCTGGTGAACCTCTTCCTGCCCGAGCGGGTCCTGATCGGCGGCTGGGCGGGCCTGCTCCTCGGCCCCCGCCTGCTCCCGGAGATCCGCCGGTACGCGAACGAGTACGCCCTGAGCCACGCGGCGGCCCGCACCACCATCGAGATGGGCCGCCTCGGCCCGGACGCGGTGACCGTGGGCGCGGCCACGCTCCCGCTCGCGGACTTCCTGGCCCGGGGCGGCAGCCGACCGGAGCCGGGCGGAACCGGCGCGCCACCGCGTACGGCCGTCAACGCGGTACGGGAGCGGCACCGGACCCCGATGAACTGA
- a CDS encoding substrate-binding domain-containing protein, giving the protein MPIVEGQFTQESGEAAMERLLAEHPDLDGVFVANDLMALGACHVLREHGLSVPEDVAVVGFDDSSAALACRPPLTTVRQPVEGMAAEMTRLLLDRLSRPDGPVTSVIFEPELVVRGSA; this is encoded by the coding sequence ATCCCCATCGTCGAGGGGCAGTTCACCCAGGAGAGCGGCGAGGCGGCGATGGAGCGGCTGCTGGCGGAGCACCCGGACCTGGACGGGGTCTTCGTCGCCAACGACCTGATGGCGCTGGGGGCCTGCCACGTCCTGCGGGAGCACGGCCTCTCGGTGCCGGAGGACGTGGCGGTGGTCGGCTTCGACGACAGCAGCGCGGCCCTGGCCTGCCGCCCGCCGCTGACCACGGTCCGCCAGCCGGTGGAGGGGATGGCCGCGGAGATGACGCGTCTGCTGCTGGACCGGCTGTCCCGGCCGGACGGCCCGGTGACCTCGGTGATCTTCGAACCGGAGCTGGTGGTACGGGGGTCTGCCTAG
- a CDS encoding LacI family DNA-binding transcriptional regulator: MTDDPRPAAAPTLEDVARAAGVSRATVSRVVNGVRNVDPVIQEAVRRAVAVTGYTPNRAARSLVTRRADAIALVVSGAGAEPGAGQEAPGAEVSGNGPEAGASGDAGRSGDDARGRTGRQPETGASGDGSSFTARVFADPFFGRVVTGVVNYLRPRGMHWVLMFAESSRAREEVVAYLRQGSPDGALVVSTHAEDPLPALIAEAGLAAVLFARPARPVPVSHVDLAHQDGARLAAEHLLGRGCRRMATISGPLDVPAGQARLTGFRDTWRATGTRTSPSSRGSSPRRAARRRWSGCWRSTRTWTGSSSPTT, translated from the coding sequence ATGACGGATGATCCGCGGCCGGCCGCAGCACCCACCCTGGAGGACGTGGCCCGGGCGGCGGGCGTCTCGCGCGCCACCGTTTCCCGGGTCGTCAACGGGGTGCGCAACGTCGACCCGGTGATCCAGGAGGCGGTGCGCCGGGCGGTCGCCGTGACGGGCTACACCCCCAACCGCGCGGCCAGGTCCCTGGTCACCCGGCGGGCCGACGCCATCGCGCTGGTGGTGTCGGGCGCGGGCGCCGAGCCGGGGGCCGGACAGGAGGCCCCCGGGGCCGAGGTGTCCGGCAACGGGCCGGAGGCGGGGGCGTCCGGAGACGCGGGACGGTCCGGGGACGACGCCAGGGGCAGGACCGGGCGGCAGCCGGAGACCGGAGCGTCCGGGGACGGGAGTTCGTTCACCGCGCGGGTCTTCGCCGACCCGTTCTTCGGCCGGGTGGTGACCGGAGTGGTCAACTACCTGCGGCCGCGCGGGATGCACTGGGTGCTGATGTTCGCGGAGTCCTCGCGGGCACGCGAGGAGGTGGTGGCGTACCTGCGGCAGGGCAGCCCGGACGGTGCCCTGGTGGTCTCGACGCACGCCGAGGACCCGCTGCCCGCCCTGATCGCGGAAGCCGGCCTGGCGGCCGTCCTGTTCGCGCGGCCGGCGCGGCCGGTCCCGGTCAGCCATGTCGATCTCGCGCACCAGGACGGTGCGCGGCTGGCGGCCGAGCATCTGCTCGGCCGGGGGTGCCGCCGGATGGCGACGATCAGCGGCCCGCTGGACGTACCGGCGGGGCAGGCGCGCCTGACGGGGTTCCGGGACACATGGCGCGCCACGGGCACCCGTACATCCCCATCGTCGAGGGGCAGTTCACCCAGGAGAGCGGCGAGGCGGCGATGGAGCGGCTGCTGGCGGAGCACCCGGACCTGGACGGGGTCTTCGTCGCCAACGACCTGA
- a CDS encoding SDR family oxidoreductase — translation MGSLTGKTALVTGGSRGIGRGIAERLGRDGAVVGVHYGRDEAAALKTVASIEEVGGTAFPLGADLAAPGSAAALWAAFDEHADGVDILVNNAGIGVSQNFAQIEEEEYDRLFDVNTKAPFFLTRLGLDRLREGGRVINISTGLSHAAMMPDLIAYAMTKGALDVFTRYLSKVLGGRGITVNAVAPGLVDTDSTSDRLRASDEAWAGAAALSTLGKVGTPADIADVVAFLASDDGRWITGHWIDATGGSLA, via the coding sequence ATGGGCTCGCTCACGGGAAAGACGGCACTGGTCACCGGCGGCAGCAGGGGCATCGGACGAGGCATCGCCGAACGGCTGGGCCGAGACGGAGCGGTGGTCGGCGTGCACTACGGCCGGGACGAAGCGGCGGCCCTGAAGACCGTGGCCTCGATCGAGGAGGTGGGCGGCACGGCGTTCCCGCTGGGCGCGGACCTGGCGGCTCCGGGGTCCGCCGCCGCGCTCTGGGCCGCCTTCGACGAGCACGCGGACGGCGTGGACATCCTCGTCAACAACGCCGGGATAGGCGTGTCGCAGAACTTCGCACAGATCGAGGAGGAGGAGTACGACCGACTGTTCGACGTCAACACGAAGGCGCCGTTCTTCCTCACGCGGCTGGGGCTCGACCGGCTGCGGGAGGGCGGGCGCGTGATCAACATCTCGACGGGCCTCAGCCACGCGGCGATGATGCCGGACCTGATCGCCTACGCCATGACCAAGGGCGCGCTCGACGTGTTCACGCGGTATCTGTCCAAGGTGCTGGGCGGCCGGGGCATCACCGTCAACGCGGTGGCCCCGGGGCTCGTCGACACCGACTCCACCTCCGACAGACTGCGCGCCAGCGACGAGGCCTGGGCGGGCGCGGCGGCCCTGTCCACCCTGGGGAAGGTCGGCACCCCGGCCGACATCGCCGACGTGGTGGCCTTCCTCGCCTCGGACGACGGCCGGTGGATCACGGGCCACTGGATCGACGCGACGGGCGGTTCGCTGGCCTGA
- a CDS encoding TetR/AcrR family transcriptional regulator, producing the protein MVTRQRGRPRSFDREAALRQATLTFWEQGYEATSIADLTRVMGIAAPSLYAAFGDKRTLFGEVVETYATLFGGFGARALAEEPTARRVFARMLREAAAEYTVAGRPRGCMVLSAAENCSSPEVVAVLRDRRLRNVTDFRQRIQRDIDAGVLPADTDAEALARCTAAVIQGMSQQARDGASRAELEALAEAAVRVWPEEPPGV; encoded by the coding sequence ATGGTGACGAGACAGCGCGGCAGGCCACGGTCGTTCGACCGGGAGGCCGCCCTCCGGCAGGCGACGCTGACCTTCTGGGAGCAGGGGTACGAGGCGACCTCGATCGCGGATCTGACGCGCGTGATGGGCATCGCCGCGCCGAGTCTGTACGCCGCGTTCGGTGACAAGCGGACGCTCTTCGGGGAGGTCGTCGAGACGTACGCGACCCTCTTCGGCGGTTTCGGCGCCCGGGCCCTGGCCGAGGAGCCGACTGCCCGCCGTGTCTTCGCGCGGATGCTGCGCGAGGCGGCGGCTGAGTACACGGTGGCCGGCCGGCCGCGCGGCTGCATGGTGCTCAGCGCCGCCGAGAACTGCTCCTCACCGGAGGTGGTGGCGGTGCTCCGCGACCGGCGCCTGCGGAACGTGACCGACTTCCGGCAGCGGATCCAGCGGGACATCGACGCGGGAGTGCTCCCCGCGGACACCGATGCGGAGGCGCTCGCGCGCTGTACGGCGGCCGTCATCCAGGGGATGTCGCAGCAGGCCCGGGACGGAGCGAGCCGTGCGGAGCTGGAGGCGCTGGCGGAGGCGGCCGTGCGTGTCTGGCCGGAGGAGCCCCCGGGGGTCTGA
- a CDS encoding transglycosylase family protein, protein MAATGRHRRYQPSRINRASLAVTAGGAGIALPLITAASAGAASGEVWEKVAACESSGNWAVNTGNGYYGGLQFSGSTWAAFGGSQYAPRADLATREQQIAIAERVLDGQGPGAWPTCSVRAGLTRGGDAPETTPETGTAPQSAGSRTAEAAAPQSAPPRQPQTRPAAATPTHVPSKRDAYTVTSGDSLSGIASAQRVPGGWQGLYAANRTVVGDDPDLIFPGQRLSLDGSRAPKAGEGASAQKPARQTAPKPSTTAPGAKKTDQRPAGPRKEAPKQEAPKQEAPKQEAPKKAAPKKEQPAPERAVQHSGFSAPVAAGTGTPYRQAGSWSSGYHTGVDFPVPTGTSVKSVAPGRVVSAGWAGAYGYEVVIRHSDGKYSQYAHLSALHVRAGQSVSGGQRIARSGSTGNSTGPHLHFEIRTGPGYGSDVDPLAYLRAGGVRV, encoded by the coding sequence ATGGCCGCGACCGGACGGCACCGCAGATATCAGCCCAGTCGGATCAACCGTGCCTCGCTCGCGGTGACGGCGGGCGGCGCGGGCATCGCGCTTCCGCTCATCACCGCGGCCTCGGCCGGGGCCGCCTCGGGTGAGGTCTGGGAGAAGGTCGCCGCCTGCGAGTCCAGCGGCAATTGGGCCGTCAACACCGGCAACGGCTACTACGGCGGGTTGCAGTTCAGCGGCTCCACCTGGGCCGCCTTCGGCGGCTCGCAGTACGCGCCACGCGCCGACCTCGCCACCCGCGAGCAGCAGATCGCCATCGCCGAAAGGGTGCTGGACGGCCAGGGGCCCGGGGCCTGGCCCACCTGTTCCGTACGGGCCGGGCTCACGCGCGGCGGCGACGCACCCGAGACCACCCCGGAGACCGGGACCGCCCCGCAGAGCGCGGGCAGCCGAACCGCTGAGGCAGCGGCGCCGCAGAGCGCACCGCCCAGGCAGCCGCAGACCCGTCCCGCCGCGGCGACGCCCACCCATGTGCCGAGCAAGCGCGATGCGTACACCGTCACGAGCGGCGACTCCCTCTCCGGGATCGCGTCCGCCCAGCGGGTCCCCGGCGGCTGGCAGGGCCTCTACGCCGCCAACCGCACCGTCGTCGGGGACGACCCGGACCTCATCTTCCCCGGACAGCGGCTGAGCCTGGACGGGAGCCGGGCGCCGAAGGCGGGGGAGGGGGCGAGCGCCCAAAAGCCCGCACGGCAGACCGCTCCGAAGCCCTCGACCACCGCGCCCGGGGCGAAGAAGACGGACCAGCGCCCGGCCGGGCCCAGGAAGGAAGCCCCGAAGCAGGAGGCGCCCAAGCAGGAAGCGCCCAAGCAGGAGGCCCCGAAGAAAGCCGCCCCCAAGAAGGAGCAGCCCGCTCCGGAACGGGCCGTGCAGCACTCCGGCTTCAGCGCCCCGGTCGCCGCCGGCACCGGCACCCCGTACCGCCAGGCCGGCTCCTGGTCCAGCGGCTACCACACCGGCGTGGACTTCCCCGTGCCCACCGGGACGTCCGTGAAGTCGGTGGCCCCGGGCCGGGTGGTCTCGGCCGGCTGGGCCGGAGCGTACGGCTATGAGGTCGTCATCCGGCACAGCGACGGCAAGTACAGCCAGTACGCCCATCTCTCCGCGCTCCACGTGCGCGCCGGGCAGTCGGTCTCCGGCGGGCAGCGCATCGCCCGCTCCGGCTCCACGGGCAACAGCACAGGGCCGCACCTGCACTTCGAGATCCGCACGGGCCCCGGCTACGGCTCGGACGTCGACCCGCTCGCCTACCTGAGAGCAGGCGGCGTCAGGGTCTGA
- a CDS encoding DMT family transporter, with product MSSLVLSVLLSLVSAVAYAAGAIIQERVAAADDNAWHALLRNGVWWVAVVLNGVGAILHVVALAYGPLSLVQPLGALTIVFALPMTALFVGRRAGATAWRGALMATAGLGGLLALTGNAAPHTLNGPEQALLASVTFGAVGALVVLSRTLRRPVLRSVVLATGAGAAFGMASVFTKTVAVEWTSGSVRSGALPLLVIAGLAAAGLFLSQAAYRGAGLTAPLATVTVVNPVVAAAIGLTLFGEHFRLGVPGTVLALSCGALAAAGLIMLTRERMDREHAEEARANPEPAAPGARRPAPGEGNGVRCAEGQEDGRPSASPDVPAVPGPASGQLPTAAKSSPLPPGRAVPRVGFGTPGPLAEQQRRGGATLRRTRSERRVRTLMPPARR from the coding sequence ATGAGTTCCCTTGTGTTGTCCGTGCTGCTGTCACTGGTCTCCGCGGTCGCCTACGCGGCCGGGGCGATCATCCAGGAGCGCGTGGCCGCGGCCGATGACAACGCCTGGCACGCCCTGCTGCGCAACGGCGTGTGGTGGGTCGCCGTCGTCCTCAACGGGGTCGGCGCGATCCTGCACGTGGTGGCGCTCGCCTACGGTCCGCTCAGCCTGGTCCAGCCCCTCGGGGCGCTGACGATCGTCTTCGCCCTGCCGATGACGGCCCTGTTCGTCGGACGGCGGGCGGGGGCGACGGCGTGGCGTGGGGCGCTGATGGCGACGGCGGGGCTCGGCGGACTGCTGGCGCTCACGGGGAACGCCGCACCGCACACCCTGAACGGCCCGGAGCAGGCGCTGCTGGCCTCGGTGACGTTCGGGGCCGTGGGCGCGCTCGTCGTCCTGTCCCGCACGCTGCGTCGGCCGGTCCTGCGCAGCGTCGTCCTGGCCACGGGCGCGGGCGCGGCGTTCGGTATGGCCTCGGTGTTCACCAAGACCGTGGCCGTGGAGTGGACGTCCGGCTCGGTGCGCTCGGGTGCGCTGCCGCTGCTGGTGATCGCCGGGCTCGCCGCGGCGGGCCTGTTCCTGTCCCAGGCCGCGTACCGGGGCGCCGGGCTCACCGCTCCCCTGGCCACGGTGACGGTGGTCAACCCGGTGGTGGCCGCCGCGATCGGCCTCACCCTGTTCGGCGAACACTTCCGTCTCGGCGTCCCCGGCACGGTCCTCGCCCTCTCCTGCGGGGCGTTGGCCGCCGCCGGCCTGATCATGCTGACGCGGGAGCGGATGGATCGGGAGCACGCCGAGGAGGCGCGGGCGAACCCGGAGCCGGCGGCCCCCGGGGCCCGGCGCCCGGCCCCGGGCGAGGGGAACGGGGTTCGTTGCGCGGAGGGACAGGAGGACGGTCGGCCCTCGGCGTCGCCTGATGTGCCTGCCGTGCCGGGACCGGCGTCGGGTCAGCTGCCCACAGCGGCCAAGTCGTCGCCCCTGCCGCCGGGGCGTGCCGTGCCGCGGGTGGGGTTCGGCACGCCGGGGCCCCTCGCGGAGCAGCAGCGGCGCGGCGGAGCCACCCTGCGGCGCACCCGCTCCGAGCGGAGGGTCCGCACTCTGATGCCGCCTGCCCGGAGGTAG
- a CDS encoding (2Fe-2S)-binding protein, whose translation MDLALLASVGGFFALRTIPVPDGGHRPLGRLYAGENDPLAARVDRVAARLQAPERRVAASIAHLGLAARLWSIALGPAALFGRMPALAPGDLHWDPSSASPDDLWLAGTAELPGTAARIREEVQYGHLVPLADAFRRDGNISPQLLRGNAGSALAGAVRELVAFARAHDRPDVAARARALAAELFDDETLRDTGSPHGPAFRRRSCCLYWRCPGGGLCGDCVFDRAPASARAGA comes from the coding sequence ATGGACCTGGCACTACTGGCATCGGTCGGGGGCTTCTTCGCGCTGCGGACCATCCCGGTGCCGGACGGCGGGCACCGGCCGCTGGGGCGGTTGTACGCGGGCGAGAACGATCCGCTCGCCGCGCGTGTCGACCGGGTCGCGGCGCGGCTCCAGGCCCCCGAGCGCCGGGTCGCCGCCTCCATCGCCCATCTCGGGCTGGCCGCGCGGCTCTGGTCCATCGCCCTGGGCCCGGCCGCGCTGTTCGGGCGGATGCCCGCCCTGGCCCCCGGCGACCTGCACTGGGACCCGTCGTCCGCCTCCCCGGACGACCTGTGGCTCGCGGGGACGGCCGAACTGCCCGGCACGGCGGCCCGGATCCGCGAGGAGGTCCAGTACGGTCATCTGGTCCCGCTGGCCGACGCGTTCCGGCGCGACGGGAACATCTCCCCGCAACTGCTGCGCGGCAACGCGGGATCCGCCCTCGCCGGGGCCGTACGCGAACTCGTCGCCTTCGCACGCGCCCACGACCGGCCGGACGTGGCCGCCCGGGCCCGCGCGCTGGCGGCCGAACTCTTCGACGACGAGACGCTGCGCGACACCGGATCCCCGCACGGTCCGGCGTTCCGGCGGCGCAGTTGCTGTCTGTACTGGCGCTGTCCCGGCGGCGGTCTGTGCGGCGACTGCGTGTTCGACCGGGCGCCCGCCTCCGCTCGGGCCGGGGCGTGA
- a CDS encoding STAS domain-containing protein: MLSSPNEDRAVRITTRREREALVLSVSGDLDIDSVAPLGLALTSAADDGSGPVVVDLSRVGFADSTTVNVLLQGHTALGDRLRLAAPSPFMQRLIGMIGLDSALPVLPSVDEAIDAVLPS; this comes from the coding sequence GTGCTTTCATCGCCCAACGAGGACAGAGCCGTCAGAATCACCACCCGACGGGAGCGGGAGGCTCTGGTTCTCTCCGTGTCGGGTGACCTCGACATCGACAGCGTCGCCCCCCTGGGCCTGGCCCTCACCTCGGCGGCCGACGACGGCTCGGGCCCGGTCGTCGTGGATCTCTCCCGCGTCGGATTCGCGGACTCGACGACGGTGAACGTACTCCTCCAAGGGCACACCGCGCTCGGCGACCGGCTGCGGCTGGCGGCTCCGTCCCCGTTCATGCAGCGGCTGATCGGCATGATCGGCCTCGACAGCGCCCTGCCCGTCCTGCCGTCCGTGGACGAGGCCATCGACGCCGTACTGCCTTCCTGA
- a CDS encoding MarR family winged helix-turn-helix transcriptional regulator: MPHRGFRPSSSEQASAYAVAASELLEVLWGRGQESAASGTVSPSQLRALLVIERQEGTNLRALGEALGSRAPSVSRLCDRMEAMGLVLRAPSPTSRREVELRLSLRGRALLEEYRGLRAAELNAVLERMAPVDLTALVDGLAAFHAAASERLSPHKGAGTSPLRADVADSA; encoded by the coding sequence ATGCCCCACCGAGGATTCCGCCCGAGCAGTAGCGAACAGGCGTCCGCCTACGCCGTCGCCGCCTCGGAGCTGCTGGAGGTGCTGTGGGGCCGGGGCCAGGAATCCGCCGCTTCGGGAACCGTATCGCCCTCCCAGCTCCGCGCCCTGCTCGTGATCGAGAGGCAGGAGGGCACCAACCTGAGGGCCCTGGGTGAAGCACTGGGCTCGCGCGCCCCCTCCGTCAGTCGGCTCTGCGACCGGATGGAAGCGATGGGGCTCGTCCTGCGGGCACCCAGTCCGACCAGCCGACGGGAAGTGGAGCTGCGGCTGAGCCTGCGCGGCCGCGCCCTTCTCGAAGAGTACCGGGGCCTGCGCGCCGCCGAGCTGAACGCCGTGCTGGAGCGCATGGCCCCCGTGGATCTCACCGCGCTCGTGGACGGCCTCGCGGCTTTCCACGCCGCGGCTTCGGAGCGTCTTTCCCCGCACAAGGGTGCGGGCACCTCCCCGCTCCGCGCCGATGTCGCCGACAGTGCATAG
- a CDS encoding PP2C family protein-serine/threonine phosphatase — protein MNRRTGIEAAVRAAPPHALLATLRTELSSVYGALAVELHLADYGLRFLKSLDRPDDESEPLSLHNSPEGRAFGSQEPREQQVRHNDAVDHHLPVTVRGERLGILTVRLPQTLSTPELVGELTHVADLLGHEILVAERDTDLYQRARRTSRLTLAAEMQWQLLPARACTAAEFAIGAQLEPAYAIHGDNFDWAADGDELTLAVTNGMGEGIAASLLTNLAVNALRNARRAGIGIADQAALADQALYDQHRGASHVSTLLLRFELATGRVGVVDAGSPELWIQRGRSVRRMELEAQLPLGMFEESQYTVQEFHVEPGDRLLLLSDGVYDAVSPLGEVYGDRMLARAIQSTRLLPAATVPRAILAELAEYRVTEALDDALVLCLDWFGRQKD, from the coding sequence GTGAACAGACGAACGGGCATCGAGGCCGCCGTGCGGGCCGCACCTCCGCACGCCCTGCTGGCCACCCTGCGCACCGAGCTCAGCAGTGTCTATGGGGCCCTCGCCGTTGAGCTGCACCTCGCCGACTACGGTCTGCGGTTCCTCAAGTCACTGGACCGGCCCGACGACGAGAGCGAGCCGCTGTCCCTCCACAACAGCCCCGAGGGCCGGGCGTTCGGCAGCCAGGAACCCCGCGAACAGCAGGTCCGGCACAACGACGCCGTCGACCACCACCTGCCCGTGACCGTCCGCGGCGAACGGCTCGGCATCCTCACCGTCCGGCTGCCCCAGACGCTCTCCACCCCGGAGCTGGTCGGCGAGCTGACCCACGTCGCCGACCTGCTGGGGCACGAGATCCTGGTCGCCGAGCGGGACACCGACCTGTACCAACGCGCGCGGCGCACCAGCCGGCTCACCCTCGCCGCAGAGATGCAGTGGCAGCTGCTGCCCGCCCGCGCCTGCACCGCCGCCGAGTTCGCCATCGGGGCTCAGCTGGAGCCCGCGTACGCCATCCACGGCGACAACTTCGACTGGGCCGCCGACGGCGACGAGCTGACCCTCGCGGTGACCAACGGCATGGGCGAGGGCATAGCGGCATCCCTCCTCACCAACCTCGCCGTCAACGCGCTGCGCAACGCCCGCCGGGCCGGTATCGGCATCGCGGACCAGGCGGCCCTCGCCGACCAGGCCCTGTACGACCAGCACCGCGGCGCCTCCCATGTCTCCACCCTGCTGCTCCGCTTCGAGCTGGCGACCGGGCGGGTCGGCGTCGTCGACGCGGGATCGCCGGAGCTGTGGATCCAGCGCGGCCGCTCGGTCCGCCGGATGGAGCTGGAGGCGCAGCTGCCGCTCGGGATGTTCGAGGAGTCGCAGTACACGGTTCAGGAGTTCCACGTCGAGCCCGGCGACCGGCTGCTGCTGTTGAGCGACGGCGTGTACGACGCGGTGTCCCCGCTCGGCGAGGTGTACGGGGACCGCATGCTGGCCCGCGCCATCCAGTCGACCCGGCTCCTGCCCGCCGCCACCGTCCCGCGCGCGATCCTCGCCGAGCTCGCGGAGTACCGGGTCACGGAGGCGCTCGACGACGCGCTGGTCCTGTGCCTGGACTGGTTCGGCCGGCAGAAGGACTGA
- a CDS encoding helix-turn-helix domain-containing protein: MVTKQFSGSPEDADLRRADSLAREIFSDVANKWALLIIEALGEGTLRFSELRGEVEGISHKMLTQNLRMLERYGLVERCVHPTVPPRVEYTLTEPGQGLRRTVHVMCDWTHEHIGHIEASRRAFDAP, encoded by the coding sequence ATGGTGACCAAGCAGTTCAGCGGCTCGCCCGAGGACGCGGATCTGCGGCGCGCGGACTCGCTGGCGCGCGAGATCTTCTCCGACGTCGCCAACAAGTGGGCGCTCCTGATCATCGAGGCCCTGGGCGAGGGCACGCTCCGCTTCAGCGAGCTGCGAGGCGAGGTCGAGGGCATCAGCCACAAGATGCTCACCCAGAACCTGCGGATGCTGGAGCGCTACGGACTCGTGGAGCGGTGCGTACACCCCACCGTGCCCCCGCGGGTCGAGTACACGCTCACCGAGCCGGGGCAGGGCCTGCGGCGGACGGTCCATGTGATGTGCGACTGGACCCACGAACACATCGGCCACATCGAGGCCTCGCGCCGCGCCTTCGACGCGCCCTGA
- a CDS encoding RidA family protein yields the protein MAITLVNPSGLPEIGAYRQVSVATGSKLVFIAGQVAWDAEGATVGAGDLAAQVEQCYVNVGTALTAVGGTFEDVAKLTVYVVDWTPEKMPLFLEGVARAAARLGATPVPPGTLVGVAALDVPDHLVEVEATAVLDS from the coding sequence ATGGCCATCACCCTGGTGAACCCGAGCGGACTGCCGGAGATCGGGGCCTACCGGCAGGTGTCGGTCGCGACCGGATCGAAGCTGGTCTTCATCGCCGGGCAGGTCGCCTGGGACGCGGAGGGCGCCACCGTCGGTGCGGGCGATCTCGCCGCGCAGGTCGAGCAGTGCTACGTCAACGTCGGCACGGCCCTCACCGCGGTCGGCGGCACCTTCGAGGACGTGGCGAAGCTGACCGTGTACGTCGTGGACTGGACGCCCGAGAAGATGCCGCTGTTCCTGGAGGGTGTTGCCCGGGCCGCCGCGAGACTGGGGGCCACTCCCGTACCGCCCGGCACGCTGGTGGGCGTCGCGGCTCTGGACGTTCCCGACCACCTGGTCGAGGTCGAGGCCACCGCCGTGCTCGACTCCTGA